The following coding sequences are from one Lysinibacillus sp. FSL W8-0992 window:
- a CDS encoding chorismate-binding protein: protein MQTTSSRTKVKKINGDSLTPILIFRRLQGTHKFLLESSAQHEGAGRYSFIGANPRKTYKGIGDEITEYSYKTGKTYTHKGDIFVLLKRLMPRISNTTEFPFSGGAIGYIGSGATNNVARNQEILEGPDIHFHVYETIVVFDHLTDEVTLIHTNIDAENKEPNLEELALQLLTGKEVEDTTWSYHALKPLSDKQFATSVTNLTETLSEEHTRVILSKHFIATMHGDAFALYRQLRKKNPAPYMYYVTFDDHIVMGTSPESLVQVKGERVIAIPTEGSFPRGTTNLEDRENERKLYENTEVRKSHAVLVTAVQQELANVCFRDSIQVIDAMRIERSKQKLHMTSYVEGQLLPMLHAIDVLAATIPPFSSTCMPDQQIESNIAKTTQTAGVFGGAIGFIGFNGHLDFALTGKSIVVENETMHMQSTITVTKYSNVKNVLKQVTAEEQSFLQHLKNEGEIK, encoded by the coding sequence ATGCAAACAACCAGTTCAAGAACAAAGGTAAAGAAAATAAATGGGGATTCGTTAACGCCAATATTAATTTTTAGACGCTTGCAAGGTACACATAAATTTTTGCTAGAAAGTTCAGCACAGCATGAAGGGGCAGGACGCTATTCGTTCATAGGTGCCAATCCTCGAAAAACATATAAAGGTATAGGCGATGAGATTACGGAATACTCCTATAAAACGGGAAAAACGTATACACATAAAGGCGACATTTTCGTATTGTTGAAACGCTTGATGCCTCGTATTTCGAATACGACTGAATTTCCATTTTCAGGTGGTGCAATAGGTTATATTGGCAGTGGTGCTACAAACAATGTAGCAAGAAATCAAGAAATTTTAGAGGGACCAGATATACATTTTCATGTTTATGAAACAATCGTTGTTTTTGACCACCTAACGGATGAAGTTACATTGATCCATACAAACATCGATGCAGAAAATAAAGAGCCGAATTTAGAGGAATTGGCTCTGCAGTTATTAACAGGCAAAGAAGTTGAAGATACAACATGGAGCTATCATGCGCTAAAGCCGTTATCAGATAAACAATTTGCAACATCTGTTACAAACTTAACAGAGACGTTAAGCGAGGAGCATACACGTGTTATTCTTTCCAAACACTTTATAGCTACTATGCATGGAGATGCCTTTGCATTATATCGTCAATTACGAAAGAAAAATCCTGCCCCATATATGTATTATGTAACATTTGATGATCATATTGTGATGGGAACATCGCCTGAAAGTTTGGTTCAAGTAAAGGGTGAACGTGTTATTGCGATACCTACGGAGGGCTCTTTTCCACGCGGCACAACCAACTTAGAAGATAGAGAAAATGAACGTAAGCTGTACGAAAATACTGAAGTGAGGAAATCGCATGCAGTTCTTGTTACGGCTGTACAACAAGAGCTAGCAAATGTATGTTTTCGTGATTCTATTCAAGTGATTGATGCGATGAGAATTGAGCGTTCGAAGCAGAAGCTGCACATGACATCCTATGTAGAAGGGCAACTATTACCGATGCTACATGCAATAGACGTCTTAGCTGCGACAATACCGCCATTTTCATCTACATGTATGCCAGATCAACAAATCGAGAGTAATATAGCAAAAACAACGCAAACAGCAGGTGTTTTTGGTGGTGCTATAGGATTTATAGGATTTAATGGGCATTTAGATTTTGCATTAACTGGTAAGTCAATTGTTGTTGAAAATGAAACAATGCATATGCAATCCACGATAACGGTAACAAAATATTCAAATGTGAAAAATGTACTGAAACAAGTAACAGCGGAAGAACAGTCGTTTTTACAACATTTGAAAAATGAAGGTGAGATAAAATGA
- the trpD gene encoding anthranilate phosphoribosyltransferase — protein sequence MEMIKRKVQQRQHLMYEEMIEAAKWMFQQTTPKEEIANFLLSLSAKGETAHEVAALATVMRSFALEVPAKAGVYMDNCGTGGDGLNTFNISTASAFVLAGAGVKMAKHGNRKISSASGSADVLEALGIHTNISIEQTVELLEKEGIAFLYAPNVHPKLKRIGEVRRALGKPTIFNLVGPLTNPVPLSTQFTGINRPNFVMEYASVLQMLGRERAIVVSGPMGLDEASLAGQNTFVLVDKGDLIPFALTAEDAGLHYAPLEAIRGGNANDNAAIMRKLLAGEQSAYFDTVLLNAGIGLFGHGIAQTVKEGVAIARDSIISGRALQKLEAVAAYSEQIKEVEIGQ from the coding sequence ATGGAAATGATAAAAAGAAAGGTTCAGCAGCGTCAGCATTTAATGTACGAGGAAATGATAGAAGCGGCAAAATGGATGTTCCAACAAACTACACCGAAAGAAGAAATAGCTAATTTTTTATTAAGCTTATCGGCAAAGGGCGAAACGGCTCATGAAGTGGCGGCATTAGCAACGGTTATGCGTTCATTTGCACTGGAAGTACCAGCTAAAGCAGGTGTCTATATGGATAACTGTGGTACAGGTGGTGATGGATTAAATACATTTAATATTAGTACTGCATCGGCTTTTGTATTAGCGGGGGCAGGTGTCAAAATGGCTAAGCATGGTAATCGTAAAATTTCATCTGCATCAGGTAGTGCGGATGTGTTAGAGGCATTAGGTATTCATACAAATATTTCTATTGAGCAAACGGTAGAGCTTTTAGAAAAAGAAGGTATTGCTTTTTTATATGCTCCAAATGTACATCCAAAATTGAAGCGTATCGGAGAGGTGCGCCGTGCCTTAGGAAAGCCAACTATTTTTAATCTTGTCGGGCCACTGACAAATCCAGTCCCATTATCAACTCAGTTTACTGGCATTAATCGACCAAACTTTGTGATGGAATATGCTTCCGTTTTACAAATGCTCGGACGTGAGCGAGCGATAGTTGTTTCTGGTCCAATGGGTTTAGATGAAGCGTCACTTGCTGGTCAAAATACATTTGTCTTAGTAGATAAGGGAGATTTGATTCCGTTTGCCTTAACAGCAGAGGACGCAGGACTTCACTATGCACCTTTAGAAGCGATTCGAGGTGGCAATGCTAACGACAATGCAGCCATTATGCGCAAATTGCTGGCAGGTGAACAAAGTGCTTATTTTGATACAGTATTGCTAAATGCTGGAATTGGTTTATTTGGCCATGGAATTGCGCAAACCGTCAAAGAAGGTGTAGCTATTGCTAGGGATAGTATCATCAGCGGACGCGCATTACAAAAATTAGAGGCAGTAGCCGCTTATAGTGAGCAAATTAAAGAGGTGGAGATTGGGCAATGA
- the trpC gene encoding indole-3-glycerol phosphate synthase TrpC produces MNILTKIIEQKKIEVADLLTQPDPLADFNEIKRNSLFATLNTADTLQVIAEMKRASPSKGLIAQGADPVKQAKIYAEAGAAAISVLTDKAFFQGSFEDLAAVAKAVQTPLLCKDFMIDRVQIRFAKAAGASIILLIVAALDDVTLQELFSFATSLGLEVLVEVHDVEELERALALGAKLIGVNNRDLRTFEVDLARTKEIAEAFPFEEQRVLISESGIWHNEDAKKVAAMGASAVLVGESLMRSGDAGSALRQLQVNKEGASV; encoded by the coding sequence ATGAATATATTAACTAAAATTATAGAACAGAAAAAAATAGAGGTAGCCGACTTACTTACACAGCCAGATCCATTAGCCGATTTCAACGAAATAAAGCGCAACTCTCTTTTTGCAACGTTAAACACTGCTGACACCTTGCAAGTCATTGCGGAAATGAAACGTGCTTCTCCGTCGAAGGGCCTTATTGCACAAGGCGCTGATCCTGTAAAACAGGCGAAAATTTATGCTGAAGCAGGTGCAGCAGCTATTTCGGTCTTAACTGACAAAGCATTTTTTCAAGGTTCGTTTGAAGATTTGGCTGCAGTTGCGAAAGCTGTGCAAACACCATTACTTTGTAAAGATTTTATGATTGATCGTGTGCAAATTCGATTTGCCAAGGCTGCTGGGGCATCTATTATTTTACTAATTGTTGCAGCACTTGACGATGTAACGTTACAAGAATTATTTAGCTTTGCAACAAGCTTGGGGCTAGAAGTGCTAGTAGAAGTTCATGATGTTGAAGAGCTTGAACGAGCACTAGCTCTAGGTGCGAAGTTAATTGGTGTCAACAATCGAGATTTACGCACATTTGAAGTAGATTTAGCACGTACGAAAGAAATTGCAGAGGCTTTTCCATTTGAGGAGCAACGGGTGCTGATTAGTGAAAGCGGCATTTGGCACAATGAAGATGCTAAAAAGGTTGCGGCAATGGGCGCAAGTGCTGTGCTTGTAGGAGAATCATTAATGCGCAGTGGCGATGCAGGTAGTGCACTTCGACAATTACAAGTAAATAAAGAGGGTGCATCAGTATGA
- a CDS encoding phosphoribosylanthranilate isomerase, translated as MTKVKICGLKEVQHVKAAVQAGADAIGFVFAPSKRQVSIEQAQQLAQHVPEGIMKIGVFVNPTPEELQLAVSSVPLDYVQYHGEETPNFIVQQGYPSIKALSVHCAEDVQAATNYDVDYYLFDAPGTDYKGGSGHTFDWTLLEAAGIQRDKLILAGGLKLENIQEALSLVSPSMVDVSSGVETEGSKDTKKIEAFLQAVKRGRA; from the coding sequence ATGACGAAAGTAAAAATTTGCGGTTTGAAAGAAGTACAGCATGTGAAAGCGGCGGTGCAAGCAGGAGCGGATGCCATCGGTTTTGTCTTTGCACCAAGTAAACGCCAAGTGTCCATAGAACAGGCGCAACAATTGGCACAGCATGTACCTGAAGGAATTATGAAAATAGGTGTTTTTGTTAATCCAACACCTGAGGAATTACAACTAGCCGTCTCGAGTGTGCCATTGGATTATGTGCAGTATCATGGCGAGGAAACGCCGAACTTTATTGTTCAGCAAGGCTATCCTTCGATTAAGGCTCTTTCTGTCCATTGCGCGGAGGACGTGCAGGCGGCGACCAACTATGATGTTGACTATTATTTATTCGACGCTCCTGGCACGGATTATAAAGGCGGAAGTGGTCATACGTTTGATTGGACATTACTTGAGGCAGCCGGCATCCAACGTGACAAACTAATACTAGCAGGTGGCTTAAAATTAGAAAATATTCAAGAGGCGCTGTCACTTGTATCACCTTCTATGGTAGATGTTTCAAGCGGTGTTGAGACAGAGGGTAGCAAAGACACGAAAAAAATAGAAGCATTTTTACAAGCAGTAAAGAGGGGGAGAGCATAA
- the trpB gene encoding tryptophan synthase subunit beta, whose translation MTNSIANSVPTKEGRYGKFGGQYVPETLMTALIELEASFDKAMADPIFTNELAYYLQEYVGRETPLYYAENLTKELGGAKIYLKREDLNHTGAHKINNAIGQALLAKRMGKKKIVAETGAGQHGVATATACALLNLECVVFMGAEDIKRQQLNVFRMELLGTKVESVETGSKTLKDAVNAALRYWVTNVEDTHYILGSALGPHPFPKIVRDFQRIIGVETRAQVLAKEGRLPDAVVACIGGGSNAIGMFHPFVDDESVALYGVEAAGSGIDTGKHAAAIAGGQLGVLHGAYMYLLQDDNGFVQEAHSISAGLDYPGKGPEHCYLHDIGRANFDSITDDEALEGLQLLSRTEGILPALESAHAIAYTAKLAKEMNAGDIIVVCLSGRGDKDVHTVRAVLGGDK comes from the coding sequence ATGACAAATTCAATCGCAAATAGTGTACCGACGAAGGAAGGGCGTTACGGGAAATTTGGCGGACAGTATGTTCCAGAAACATTAATGACGGCATTAATAGAATTAGAAGCATCTTTTGATAAGGCGATGGCAGATCCAATATTCACAAACGAGCTAGCTTATTATTTACAGGAATATGTAGGTCGTGAGACACCGCTGTACTATGCTGAAAATTTAACAAAAGAGCTTGGTGGAGCAAAAATCTATTTGAAGCGTGAAGATTTAAATCATACAGGCGCTCATAAGATTAATAATGCTATTGGTCAAGCGCTTCTTGCCAAGCGCATGGGTAAAAAGAAAATAGTGGCGGAAACGGGAGCAGGACAACATGGAGTAGCGACAGCGACTGCTTGTGCATTGTTAAATCTGGAATGTGTTGTTTTTATGGGTGCTGAAGATATCAAACGACAACAATTAAATGTTTTTCGTATGGAACTACTTGGCACAAAGGTAGAGTCTGTTGAAACAGGTTCGAAAACGCTAAAAGATGCAGTTAATGCTGCTCTTCGTTACTGGGTGACGAATGTCGAAGATACACATTATATTTTAGGTTCAGCTCTAGGTCCTCATCCTTTCCCGAAAATAGTGCGTGATTTCCAACGTATCATTGGTGTGGAGACAAGAGCACAAGTCCTTGCAAAAGAAGGACGTTTACCAGATGCCGTTGTCGCTTGTATAGGCGGTGGCAGTAATGCTATTGGCATGTTCCATCCATTTGTCGATGATGAATCGGTAGCGTTATACGGTGTAGAAGCAGCTGGAAGTGGTATTGATACAGGGAAACACGCTGCGGCCATTGCAGGTGGTCAGTTAGGCGTTCTTCACGGAGCATACATGTATTTACTTCAAGATGACAATGGTTTTGTTCAGGAGGCACATTCCATTTCAGCTGGTCTTGATTACCCTGGTAAGGGGCCAGAGCATTGTTATTTGCATGATATCGGACGCGCAAATTTTGATTCTATTACAGATGATGAAGCGCTTGAAGGTCTACAATTATTAAGTCGCACAGAAGGTATTTTACCGGCTCTGGAAAGTGCACATGCTATTGCGTATACAGCAAAGCTTGCAAAAGAAATGAATGCTGGTGATATCATTGTTGTTTGTTTATCAGGCCGCGGTGATAAGGATGTACATACTGTTCGTGCAGTACTTGGAGGTGATAAATAA
- the trpA gene encoding tryptophan synthase subunit alpha yields the protein MTTLQQAIDQVNNAGNKAFVPYIMAGDGGLETLKPTILSLQKMGVTAIEVGIPFTDPVADGPTIEQAGERALAEGVTLRKVLEALASFRQEITVPLVIMTYFNPVLAYGLERFAIACVAGGIKGLIVPDVPLEESEILRQTLNPHGVDIVQLVSLTSPPERIARIAAASQGFVYAVTVNGITGARASFADDLEGHFTRLRNMSHIPVLAGFGISTPQQVVSMGALGNGVIVGSTIVAALHEGNVAKIEALVAASKGIEIV from the coding sequence ATGACAACATTACAGCAGGCAATTGATCAAGTGAACAACGCTGGTAATAAAGCATTTGTGCCCTATATTATGGCAGGAGATGGTGGGCTTGAAACGTTAAAGCCAACTATTTTGTCATTACAAAAAATGGGTGTGACAGCCATTGAAGTGGGTATTCCTTTTACCGATCCTGTTGCGGATGGTCCTACGATAGAGCAGGCAGGAGAACGAGCTTTGGCAGAAGGTGTAACATTGCGAAAAGTTCTAGAAGCGCTTGCCTCATTCCGTCAAGAGATTACAGTTCCATTAGTCATTATGACATATTTTAATCCCGTTTTAGCTTATGGTTTAGAGCGATTTGCCATCGCTTGTGTAGCAGGGGGGATAAAAGGGTTAATCGTTCCTGATGTACCACTAGAGGAAAGTGAAATACTTCGTCAAACTTTAAATCCTCATGGTGTTGACATTGTACAACTTGTATCGTTAACAAGCCCACCAGAGCGAATTGCTCGTATAGCAGCGGCTAGTCAAGGTTTCGTTTATGCAGTAACTGTGAATGGTATTACTGGGGCTCGCGCAAGCTTTGCAGATGATTTAGAAGGTCATTTTACACGTTTGCGTAATATGAGTCACATACCTGTGTTAGCTGGCTTTGGTATTTCAACGCCTCAACAAGTGGTGAGCATGGGTGCCCTTGGCAATGGCGTAATTGTAGGCAGTACAATAGTGGCGGCTTTGCATGAAGGAAATGTTGCTAAAATCGAAGCATTAGTCGCAGCCTCAAAAGGAATTGAAATTGTTTGA
- the recJ gene encoding single-stranded-DNA-specific exonuclease RecJ, whose translation MILSKKRWQVERPDAQLVQTLQNDLQLSAIAAKILVARGCSTSADAESLLNMTEANIHDPFLMHGMAEAVERIQKALENNEKILVYGDYDADGVTSTTVMLNVLQDLGADVSFKIPNRFLHGYGPNEALFREAYEEGIQLILTVDNGISGIEPIRVAKELGMDVIVTDHHEPGEELPQADIILHPRVPEGHYPFGELAGVGVAFKLAHALYGELPTHLFEFVAIGTVADLVPLVDENRYLVKRGIEEMRRSLSPWIQAMCEVASAEQATINEETIGFYFGPRLNAVGRLGEASPAVELLMAEDAPKATALAKQLNGCNTERKDIVKSITDEAIALIEADEKIGDSLVLVVAGEGWNAGVVGIVASRLVELYYRPTIVLSLDFEKGTAKGSARSIEGFHLYNELAKNRDILPHFGGHPMAAGMTLPLEHVDELRARLDVQARECLTEEQLTPVVSIDIPLKIDEISADAIEEIATLGPFGTDFQKPVYVLEDVEIASMRKIGAAENHIKMELTDGLEKLDSVGFNKGHLYNELTYGIKVSFIGDLQINEWQGRKKPQFMIEDVQTTEWQLFDIRGIRQTSRWLHTVPKEEAIFYAFRPETMSYYHSLLDVPIQLVDAELTNVEQTNYIVLLDLPHNVQLLENVLQKTAPSRIYAHFYMPDSQYFNGMPTREQFAWYYKFLKQRPAFPLDMHLTDLAKHTGWPLEALKFMTQVFFELNFVRMESGLTTVNVNAPKTALTEAPSYKQRSEQIEIEQKLVYAPYIELKQWFDERLNLYTNTIS comes from the coding sequence ATGATTTTATCGAAAAAAAGATGGCAGGTCGAGCGTCCAGACGCACAACTTGTACAAACATTACAAAATGACTTACAACTTTCTGCTATTGCGGCGAAAATTTTGGTGGCCCGAGGCTGTTCAACATCAGCTGATGCAGAAAGCTTATTAAATATGACAGAAGCAAATATACATGATCCGTTTTTAATGCATGGTATGGCAGAAGCGGTAGAGCGCATCCAGAAAGCGCTTGAAAATAATGAGAAAATTTTAGTTTACGGAGATTATGATGCCGATGGTGTGACAAGTACGACGGTCATGCTCAATGTACTACAAGACCTTGGAGCAGATGTGTCTTTTAAAATACCTAATCGTTTTTTACATGGCTATGGTCCGAACGAAGCGTTATTTCGTGAAGCCTATGAAGAGGGCATTCAATTAATACTAACGGTGGATAATGGTATCTCAGGTATTGAACCGATTCGAGTGGCAAAGGAACTTGGAATGGATGTGATTGTGACAGATCACCATGAGCCTGGAGAAGAGTTACCACAAGCGGATATCATTTTACATCCACGTGTACCTGAGGGTCATTATCCGTTTGGTGAGCTGGCGGGTGTTGGTGTGGCATTTAAATTAGCGCATGCCCTATATGGTGAGCTGCCAACACATTTATTTGAGTTTGTGGCAATTGGTACCGTTGCCGATTTAGTACCACTAGTCGACGAAAACCGTTATCTTGTAAAACGTGGCATTGAGGAAATGAGACGTTCACTTAGCCCATGGATACAGGCAATGTGCGAAGTAGCAAGTGCAGAGCAAGCCACTATCAATGAAGAAACGATTGGCTTTTATTTTGGGCCACGTTTAAATGCAGTTGGGCGACTTGGCGAAGCGTCTCCAGCTGTTGAGTTACTAATGGCAGAGGATGCACCAAAGGCGACAGCTCTAGCGAAACAGCTGAATGGATGTAATACAGAACGTAAAGATATCGTGAAAAGTATTACAGATGAGGCGATAGCCTTAATCGAAGCAGATGAAAAGATTGGGGATTCACTTGTTTTAGTTGTAGCAGGGGAAGGCTGGAATGCTGGCGTTGTAGGTATTGTAGCATCAAGACTTGTTGAACTTTATTATCGTCCAACAATTGTCCTGTCACTAGACTTTGAGAAAGGGACAGCAAAAGGGTCTGCACGTAGTATTGAAGGGTTCCATTTATATAATGAATTGGCGAAAAACAGAGACATTTTACCACATTTCGGCGGACATCCGATGGCAGCGGGAATGACGTTACCATTGGAGCATGTAGATGAACTGCGAGCGCGTTTGGATGTACAAGCAAGAGAATGCTTAACAGAAGAGCAATTAACGCCCGTTGTTTCAATTGATATTCCGCTTAAAATTGATGAGATTTCTGCGGATGCCATAGAAGAAATTGCGACGCTCGGCCCGTTCGGCACAGATTTCCAGAAACCAGTGTATGTACTTGAAGATGTGGAAATTGCATCGATGCGTAAAATTGGTGCTGCTGAAAATCACATTAAAATGGAATTAACAGACGGCCTTGAGAAATTGGATAGTGTAGGTTTTAATAAAGGGCATTTGTATAATGAGCTGACATACGGCATTAAAGTATCGTTTATTGGCGATCTTCAAATTAATGAGTGGCAAGGACGTAAAAAGCCACAATTTATGATTGAGGATGTTCAAACGACAGAGTGGCAATTATTTGATATTCGTGGAATTCGTCAAACATCTCGTTGGTTGCATACAGTGCCAAAAGAGGAAGCTATTTTTTATGCATTCCGTCCTGAGACGATGAGCTATTATCACTCATTGTTAGATGTGCCAATTCAATTAGTTGATGCTGAGCTGACCAATGTAGAGCAAACGAATTATATTGTGTTGCTCGATTTACCACACAACGTTCAATTATTAGAAAATGTATTACAAAAAACTGCACCTTCCCGTATTTATGCTCATTTTTATATGCCAGATTCCCAGTACTTCAACGGAATGCCTACGCGTGAACAATTTGCCTGGTACTATAAATTTCTAAAGCAACGCCCTGCATTTCCATTAGATATGCATTTAACGGATTTAGCAAAGCATACGGGTTGGCCGTTAGAAGCATTAAAATTTATGACACAGGTGTTTTTTGAGCTTAATTTTGTTAGAATGGAGAGTGGACTGACGACTGTCAACGTGAATGCGCCGAAAACGGCATTAACTGAGGCGCCGTCTTACAAACAACGTTCAGAACAGATTGAAATAGAGCAAAAACTTGTCTATGCACCATATATAGAGCTAAAGCAATGGTTTGATGAACGATTAAATTTATATACGAATACAATTTCGTAG
- a CDS encoding adenine phosphoribosyltransferase, with amino-acid sequence MDLKQYVTTVENWPKEGISFKDITTIMDNGPAYKYATDQIVEYAKEVGAEIIVGPEARGFIIGCPVAYALEIGFAPVRKPGKLPREVISADYGLEYGKDTLTMHKDAIKPGQKVLICDDLLATGGTVEATVRLIQQLGGEVVGCAFLIELIELNGRAKLGDLSMKTLIQY; translated from the coding sequence ATGGATTTAAAGCAATACGTGACAACAGTTGAGAACTGGCCAAAAGAAGGCATTAGCTTCAAAGATATTACAACAATTATGGATAACGGTCCAGCTTACAAATATGCAACAGATCAAATCGTTGAATACGCTAAGGAAGTTGGAGCAGAAATTATTGTAGGTCCTGAAGCTCGTGGTTTCATTATAGGCTGCCCAGTTGCTTATGCGCTTGAAATTGGCTTTGCACCAGTTCGTAAACCAGGAAAATTGCCACGTGAAGTAATTAGTGCAGATTACGGTTTAGAATATGGTAAAGATACATTAACAATGCATAAAGATGCCATCAAACCAGGTCAAAAAGTGCTTATTTGTGACGATTTACTTGCAACTGGTGGTACAGTGGAGGCAACTGTTCGCCTAATTCAACAATTAGGTGGGGAAGTTGTTGGCTGTGCATTCCTAATTGAGCTAATCGAACTAAACGGTCGTGCAAAACTTGGCGATCTAAGCATGAAAACATTAATTCAATATTAA
- a CDS encoding MarR family winged helix-turn-helix transcriptional regulator yields MEKNYTDIDYTQICVCANLRKKTRAVTQLYDKALEPTHLKVTQYSMIANIAHHKAVSVSQLGDILLLDQTTITRNVNLLKKNGYVDVTRDTQDGRTKIISLTAIGIEKLNEAKPIWVDIQEKIIEDIGLEKYIDFYETLKKIQKVVKSYD; encoded by the coding sequence ATGGAGAAAAATTACACAGACATTGACTATACTCAAATTTGCGTTTGTGCGAATCTTAGAAAAAAGACTAGGGCCGTTACGCAGCTATATGATAAAGCTCTTGAACCCACTCATTTAAAAGTTACTCAATACTCGATGATAGCAAATATTGCCCATCATAAAGCAGTTTCAGTAAGTCAATTGGGTGATATTCTATTACTTGATCAGACAACGATAACCCGTAATGTCAATCTATTGAAGAAAAATGGCTATGTGGATGTTACGCGTGATACACAAGATGGCCGAACAAAGATAATTTCTTTAACGGCTATAGGAATCGAAAAGTTAAATGAAGCAAAGCCAATTTGGGTGGACATACAGGAAAAAATCATAGAGGATATTGGACTTGAAAAATATATAGACTTTTATGAAACGTTAAAAAAAATTCAAAAAGTAGTGAAATCCTACGACTAA
- a CDS encoding MFS transporter translates to MKRIHYSWFILMITFFSIIVAGITLSSSGVFIGPFEHEFGWDRSVIAMAFAISLFLYGISGPFMAALLEVLGLKKMMLAAMAILIIGISLTLLMQQAWQLIIIWGFIIGLGASLFLTVLSPFVANHWFEKRRGLALGILTASTATGQLVLLPILAMIIENSSWRWAIALIMVLSSIMFFIILLFMKNKPMDVGLLAYGLEEEKAERVVENKKNPIIIAFNGLFVAIKVKEFWLLAGSFFICGLSTSGLIGTHFVSYCISFGVPLVTAASFLSFMGIFNLVGTTLSGWLSDRFDNRWLLFWYYLLRGASLVILPYALMQGSLTLLIIFTAFYGLDWIATVPPTVSISRQIFGTQKSGIIYGWIFASHQAGAAVAAYGGGLIYKFFNSYTWAFFLAGVLCVLASLFVIVVKKQSPNKLAH, encoded by the coding sequence ATGAAACGTATTCATTACAGTTGGTTTATTTTAATGATAACATTTTTTTCAATTATTGTAGCAGGCATTACCTTATCCTCATCAGGTGTTTTTATTGGCCCGTTTGAACATGAATTTGGGTGGGATCGTTCGGTAATAGCAATGGCTTTTGCTATTAGTCTTTTTTTATACGGGATTTCCGGTCCGTTTATGGCGGCATTACTCGAAGTTCTGGGATTAAAGAAAATGATGCTAGCTGCTATGGCGATATTAATTATAGGCATATCGCTCACATTATTAATGCAGCAAGCATGGCAATTGATTATTATTTGGGGTTTTATTATTGGTCTAGGGGCTAGCCTCTTTTTAACCGTTTTAAGTCCTTTTGTTGCAAATCATTGGTTTGAAAAAAGAAGAGGGCTCGCTTTAGGAATATTAACTGCCAGCACGGCAACAGGACAATTAGTTCTTCTCCCGATATTAGCAATGATTATTGAAAATTCTTCATGGCGATGGGCAATTGCTTTAATAATGGTGTTAAGCTCCATTATGTTTTTCATTATTTTATTGTTTATGAAAAATAAACCGATGGACGTTGGGCTTCTTGCATATGGACTTGAAGAAGAAAAAGCGGAAAGGGTAGTAGAAAATAAGAAAAACCCGATTATTATTGCTTTTAATGGTTTATTCGTTGCAATAAAAGTGAAAGAATTTTGGCTTTTAGCAGGTAGTTTTTTTATTTGCGGATTATCAACAAGCGGGTTAATTGGTACGCATTTTGTATCGTATTGTATTAGTTTCGGTGTACCTTTAGTAACGGCTGCTTCGTTTCTATCGTTCATGGGAATATTCAATTTAGTCGGAACTACATTATCAGGCTGGTTATCTGATCGCTTCGATAATCGTTGGTTACTATTTTGGTATTATCTTTTAAGAGGTGCTTCTCTCGTTATACTGCCGTATGCCTTAATGCAAGGTTCTCTTACATTGCTCATTATTTTTACCGCGTTCTATGGATTAGATTGGATTGCAACTGTACCGCCAACTGTTAGTATTTCAAGACAAATTTTTGGCACGCAAAAAAGTGGTATTATTTATGGTTGGATTTTTGCATCCCATCAGGCAGGTGCTGCAGTAGCTGCATACGGTGGAGGTTTAATTTATAAATTTTTCAACTCGTACACATGGGCGTTTTTCTTAGCTGGTGTATTATGTGTTTTAGCTAGCTTGTTTGTTATCGTCGTGAAAAAGCAATCTCCGAATAAACTAGCACATTAA